The genomic DNA CGGCAAGTGCGGCATCGAGATCGCCAGCCGTCTCCAGCGCATGCGAAAGTGCTGCGACGTCGAGCAGCGCCATATTCGCCCCCTGTCCGAGCTGCGGGCTCGTCGAATGGGCGCTGTCGCCGACAAAGGCGATGCGGCCGGAGACCGGCCGGCGCATGGTGCGGTGCGCATAGCGCGCCAGCGTCAGTTGCTCCCAGTCACTGATCTGATCCAGCAACGGCGCACAATCCGGCCAGTAATCGAGAATGCGCGCCTTCCAGCGATCGAGCCCGGCCTGCCATATCACGTCTGTGTCCGCGACCCTCAGGCTCCAGAAGAAGGCGACGCGGTCGCGCTCACCCATCCGCGCGCGGCCCGCCGGCAGGATGCCGATCATCACCTTCGCCCGGTCGTAGCGCTGCACCAAAGCGTGCGCATCATGATTGAGGCCGTCGCTGTCGAGCGTCGCCCAGAAGGCGCCATAGGCAAGCTCGCGCACCTTGGGCGCGGCGGTCGAACCGGCAGCAAGCGCCGAGCGTGCGCCGCTTGCATCGATCACCAGATCATAGGCGCCCGCCTCATGCCCTTGCGCATCCAGCATCACGGCCTTGCCGCCAGCCATGCGAACCTCGGTCAGCGTGACGCCGGTCTTGACCGGCAGCCCGACCGCGGCCACGGCATCGTGAAGCGTATTGAAGAGGGCCGCGCGCTGCACCGCCAGCCCGAAGCGCCCACCGGCGAGCGCATCATAGCGCACGTCGAGCACGGTGCGCCCGGATTTGGCATCGGCGCCATAGAGCCGGTCGATCCGGCTGCCGAGGACCAGCATCGGCTGCAACAGGCCGAGTGTGTTCAGGACCGTCAGCCCCGTCGGCTGCAGCATCAGCCCGGAACCGACAGGTGAAGCTGCGTCGAACCGCTCGAGGATCTCCACCCGATGACCGCGCCGCGACAGCATCAGTGCCGCTGCCAGCCCCGCCGGGCCGGCGCCCGCTATGCCGATATGAAGTGTCTTCATGGTTCCCCGAGGTGACGCGGATGATCGGCGAAACTATAGGGAAAATCAAAGTGCTAGGGCAAGGTCACGCTACCGGGACACGACGTCGCGCGTGGCGCATGACGTTGCGTCATGCTGCAAAGGAGTGGCCGCCCCTCATCCGGCCTGCCGGCCATCTTCTCCCCGCAGGCGGGCGAAGGGTACGCGTGGCACCCGCTCGCTCCATCGTCGCTCCCGCCAGTTGTGTCACCGTGGCAACGATCGGCGCGCCCTCGGTCTCATCTGACGGCTGCCCCACTCGGCAACGCTCCGACCGGGCGCGTCCCCTCTCCCCGCGTGCGGGGAGAGGGTTAGGGTGAGGGGCAAGCCCCACGAAACGATCACCGGACACGAA from Ensifer adhaerens includes the following:
- a CDS encoding FAD-dependent oxidoreductase; the encoded protein is MKTLHIGIAGAGPAGLAAALMLSRRGHRVEILERFDAASPVGSGLMLQPTGLTVLNTLGLLQPMLVLGSRIDRLYGADAKSGRTVLDVRYDALAGGRFGLAVQRAALFNTLHDAVAAVGLPVKTGVTLTEVRMAGGKAVMLDAQGHEAGAYDLVIDASGARSALAAGSTAAPKVRELAYGAFWATLDSDGLNHDAHALVQRYDRAKVMIGILPAGRARMGERDRVAFFWSLRVADTDVIWQAGLDRWKARILDYWPDCAPLLDQISDWEQLTLARYAHRTMRRPVSGRIAFVGDSAHSTSPQLGQGANMALLDVAALSHALETAGDLDAALAAYAAARRNHVALFQLLSLLFTPFYQSDSTALAWLRDRLVATVARTPPMQGLLASIVSGTLIDPFKPAGLAECDWQAVRGGADGRGQAAAPAIST